One window from the genome of Jeotgalibaca sp. MA1X17-3 encodes:
- a CDS encoding MerR family transcriptional regulator — protein sequence MKELTDVIEFITPKEMAKELEVAPETLRKYVNLFDKLSEKDFFKRDNQNARIYTAEDKVLLKRFIELKEMPSETVESAVQKLVDESNATIETPNVLEIDSKQNEDSEVFQQLALLQSNMLGEYKSLIDQVLEDNKELKEGMKELMENQKAQMEELAKKESDREKKYKEELERIQKENEPVKKGFFARMFGK from the coding sequence TTGAAAGAACTAACTGATGTAATTGAATTCATTACGCCAAAGGAAATGGCTAAAGAATTAGAAGTAGCGCCCGAAACGTTGCGAAAGTATGTAAACTTATTTGATAAGTTATCGGAAAAGGACTTTTTTAAACGAGATAATCAAAATGCACGTATTTATACAGCAGAAGATAAGGTTCTTTTAAAACGATTTATCGAGCTAAAAGAAATGCCTTCTGAAACGGTAGAAAGTGCCGTACAAAAACTAGTAGATGAAAGCAACGCAACGATTGAAACGCCCAACGTTCTAGAAATCGACAGCAAACAGAACGAGGACTCTGAAGTATTTCAACAATTAGCTTTACTTCAAAGTAACATGCTTGGTGAATATAAGAGCTTAATTGATCAAGTCCTAGAAGATAATAAAGAGTTAAAAGAAGGTATGAAAGAATTAATGGAAAATCAAAAAGCGCAAATGGAAGAACTTGCGAAGAAAGAAAGTGATCGAGAAAAGAAATATAAAGAAGAGTTAGAACGAATTCAAAAAGAAAATGAACCAGTTAAAAAAGGATTTTTTGCACGTATGTTTGGTAAATAA
- the mnmG gene encoding tRNA uridine-5-carboxymethylaminomethyl(34) synthesis enzyme MnmG codes for MKRFEAGTFDVIVVGAGHAGSEAALASARMGSSTLLVTIDLDMIAFMPCNPSIGGPAKGVVVREIDALGGEMGRNIDKTYIQMRMLNTGKGPAVQALRAQADKNEYAHEMKRTLEQQENLLLRQGIIEEIIVEDDMVKGVVSHTGAVYRADAVILTAGTSSRGKIIIGELTYSSGPNNSQPSIKLSENLLDLGFDLARFKTGTPPRVLSSSIDYSKTEEQPGDKEPNHFSFTSKDEDYLEDQLSCWLGYTGPETHQIIRDNLHRAPMFTGIVEGVGARYCPSIEDKIVRFSDKPRHQLFLEPEGRHTEEVYVQGLSSSMPEEVQLKVLHSIAGMENAQMMRTGYAIEYDVIKPYQLRLSLETKLVKNLFTAGQMNGTSGYEEAAGQGIIAGINAALAVQGKEPLVLKRSDGYIGVMIDDLVTKGTLEPYRLLTSRAEYRLLLRHDNADFRLTEIGHQVGLLSDERYQLFLTKKKMVEEETLRLKKVRLKPTEELQNYLASQNSALLKDGFLFSDLLKRPELKYNGLYHFAQLEEKLPRDVINQVEIQIKYEGYIRKASEKVVKLKKMEEKRIPEHINYDAINGIATEAKEKLKKILPETIAQASRISGVNPADISVLMVYVQNGRISKVHTEG; via the coding sequence ATGAAAAGATTTGAAGCAGGTACATTTGATGTCATTGTAGTAGGTGCAGGACACGCAGGTTCAGAGGCGGCCTTAGCCTCAGCCCGTATGGGAAGCTCTACTTTATTAGTTACGATCGATTTAGACATGATTGCTTTTATGCCTTGTAATCCATCAATTGGTGGACCTGCAAAAGGTGTGGTTGTTCGTGAGATTGATGCATTGGGTGGCGAAATGGGCCGAAATATTGATAAAACCTATATTCAAATGCGAATGTTGAACACTGGTAAAGGACCCGCAGTCCAGGCGTTACGTGCACAAGCAGATAAAAATGAATATGCTCATGAAATGAAACGTACGTTGGAACAACAAGAAAATTTGTTATTACGTCAAGGAATTATAGAAGAAATAATTGTAGAAGACGATATGGTAAAAGGGGTCGTTAGCCATACGGGTGCTGTCTATCGTGCCGATGCAGTTATACTAACAGCTGGAACATCTTCACGAGGAAAGATTATCATTGGAGAATTAACCTATTCCTCTGGTCCGAATAACTCTCAACCGTCCATTAAATTATCTGAAAATTTATTGGATTTAGGATTTGATCTAGCCCGTTTCAAAACTGGAACGCCTCCCCGTGTGCTATCTTCCTCCATTGATTACTCTAAAACAGAGGAGCAGCCTGGGGACAAAGAACCGAATCATTTTAGTTTTACTTCTAAAGATGAAGACTACTTAGAAGATCAGTTGTCTTGCTGGTTAGGGTATACCGGTCCAGAAACACATCAAATTATTCGTGATAATTTGCACCGGGCTCCCATGTTTACTGGAATTGTTGAAGGTGTAGGTGCTCGTTATTGCCCTTCAATCGAAGACAAGATTGTTCGTTTTAGTGATAAACCAAGACACCAACTTTTCTTAGAACCAGAAGGACGTCATACAGAAGAAGTATATGTTCAAGGGTTATCTTCTTCGATGCCAGAAGAAGTTCAATTGAAAGTATTGCATTCAATTGCAGGCATGGAAAATGCTCAAATGATGCGTACAGGTTATGCGATTGAGTATGATGTAATTAAGCCTTATCAACTACGATTATCTTTAGAAACGAAACTGGTGAAAAATTTATTTACTGCAGGACAAATGAACGGTACCTCTGGTTATGAAGAAGCAGCAGGACAAGGAATCATTGCAGGAATTAATGCAGCACTTGCTGTTCAAGGGAAAGAACCATTGGTATTGAAGCGAAGTGATGGATACATCGGTGTTATGATTGATGACCTTGTTACGAAGGGAACGCTAGAGCCATACCGCTTATTGACTTCACGAGCAGAATATCGTTTGTTATTAAGACATGATAATGCAGATTTCCGTTTGACAGAAATTGGACATCAAGTTGGACTACTTTCTGACGAACGTTATCAGTTATTCTTAACTAAGAAAAAAATGGTAGAAGAAGAAACTCTTCGATTGAAAAAAGTTCGTTTGAAACCTACAGAAGAACTACAAAATTATCTTGCTAGTCAAAATTCTGCTTTATTGAAAGATGGTTTCCTATTTAGTGATTTACTAAAACGTCCAGAATTGAAATATAATGGTCTGTACCATTTTGCACAACTGGAAGAAAAACTACCTCGTGATGTAATTAATCAGGTAGAAATTCAAATTAAATATGAAGGTTATATCAGAAAAGCTTCTGAAAAAGTTGTCAAATTAAAGAAAATGGAAGAAAAGAGAATTCCAGAACACATCAATTACGATGCAATAAATGGGATTGCTACAGAAGCAAAAGAAAAACTGAAAAAAATACTACCAGAAACGATTGCTCAAGCAAGTCGAATCAGTGGAGTAAACCCTGCTGATATTTCAGTACTGATGGTATATGTACAAAATGGAAGAATTTCTAAGGTTCATACAGAAGGATAA
- a CDS encoding aldo/keto reductase, with translation MNINNTITLTNGTEIPVLGYGTWQTTDFEECVNGVKSALTAGYRHIDTAQMYGNEHLVGEGIRQSEVPREEIFLTSKLDNTNHGFVKTKKAIDESLNCLGVKYLDLFLIHWPVVEGHEHNWREENIETWRAIENAYDAGKLKAIGLSNFKVEHLENLLPHCRIKPMVNQLRLHPGVMQEETVALSREHGMAIQAWSPLSPISRMQDNERINDMTDKYKKSIAQLLLRYSLQKDYISLTKSVHEDRIKENFEIFNFTIDQSDMEYLDLWKWEGDVFL, from the coding sequence ATGAATATAAACAATACGATAACATTAACAAATGGTACTGAAATTCCGGTACTAGGATATGGAACGTGGCAGACCACTGATTTTGAAGAATGTGTAAACGGTGTAAAATCAGCATTAACAGCTGGTTATCGACATATTGATACAGCACAGATGTATGGAAATGAACATCTAGTCGGAGAAGGAATCCGACAAAGTGAGGTCCCACGCGAAGAAATTTTCTTGACTAGCAAACTAGATAATACAAATCATGGATTTGTAAAAACAAAAAAAGCAATAGATGAGTCACTAAATTGCTTAGGAGTAAAATATCTAGATCTCTTTCTCATTCACTGGCCAGTTGTAGAAGGACATGAACATAATTGGCGCGAAGAAAATATTGAAACTTGGAGAGCGATTGAAAATGCTTATGATGCAGGTAAATTAAAAGCAATTGGATTGAGTAACTTTAAAGTAGAACATTTAGAAAATCTACTTCCACATTGTCGAATCAAACCTATGGTCAATCAACTTCGTCTTCATCCTGGTGTAATGCAAGAAGAAACGGTAGCTTTAAGTCGAGAGCACGGTATGGCGATTCAAGCTTGGTCCCCGTTATCACCAATTTCACGTATGCAAGATAACGAACGGATTAATGATATGACTGATAAATATAAAAAATCAATTGCGCAATTACTTTTACGTTACTCTCTACAAAAAGATTATATTTCTTTAACCAAGTCCGTACATGAAGATCGTATCAAAGAAAATTTTGAAATTTTTAATTTTACAATCGATCAAAGTGATATGGAATATTTAGACCTTTGGAAATGGGAAGGCGACGTATTTCTATAA
- the treR gene encoding trehalose operon repressor produces MNKFYDIYQDLKRKIELEEYSSGSLLPSEKSLAEVYEVSRETIRKALTLLMEDGYIQKKQGKGSIVLDIQRFNFPISGLTSFKEIQDLQHIKNKTIVVKNKVEKIPSFLADSLKISHDEEVISLVRLRNISGEVIIIDKDFLLRDVVSRVPSAAAENSLYEYLEGECGLNIAYAKKEIVVEPVTREDRKLMNLKNDTHVVVVKSEVYLEDTRLFQYTESRHRLDRFKFTEFARRKHSLS; encoded by the coding sequence GTGAATAAGTTTTATGATATATACCAGGATTTAAAAAGAAAAATTGAATTGGAAGAATACAGTTCTGGTTCACTTTTACCTAGTGAAAAATCATTAGCAGAAGTATATGAGGTTTCAAGAGAAACTATTCGTAAAGCCCTAACTTTATTAATGGAAGACGGTTATATCCAAAAGAAACAAGGAAAAGGTTCTATCGTGTTAGATATTCAACGATTTAATTTCCCGATATCAGGATTGACTAGTTTTAAAGAAATTCAAGATTTACAACACATCAAAAATAAAACGATTGTTGTTAAAAATAAAGTAGAAAAAATACCTAGTTTTTTAGCAGATTCACTAAAAATATCTCATGATGAAGAAGTCATTTCTCTAGTACGTCTGCGAAATATTTCAGGAGAAGTCATTATTATCGATAAGGATTTTCTACTTCGTGATGTGGTAAGTAGAGTCCCTTCAGCAGCTGCTGAGAATTCTCTTTATGAATATTTAGAAGGTGAATGTGGTCTCAATATTGCCTATGCTAAGAAAGAAATAGTTGTAGAACCTGTAACCAGAGAAGATCGTAAATTAATGAACCTCAAAAATGATACACATGTAGTAGTAGTGAAGAGTGAAGTATATTTAGAAGATACACGATTGTTCCAATATACTGAATCACGACATCGATTAGACCGTTTCAAATTCACTGAGTTTGCTCGTAGAAAACATTCTTTATCGTAA
- a CDS encoding GerMN domain-containing protein, with product MKKYKIVSGLALVTLLATGCVNTDPNSDSSSSTGSLESSEESSLVSSESSIESSSIDENEMTIENYFPFDESVQYSYLGEGNEFAPFDRYPQYIEGNRIQYTEKNPGTTHTFVLEYKDGKLTELFSRPETYFRENMLEKTSDGAGEILLKEPLEVGNNWENPSGVTSEITSVDFSVETPLGVFSAIEVTKTQEDSVTKSYYTKNMGLIKQEFTANDDSYVVSSTLETRSEEAPEVVVITAYYPDANAMGLETSDVNVSFYTNDVTRKTMADLLKQVPGVEYGKLISDNTEINSLYLNEDGRVYVDFSKELVEDMNAGSSGESLILQGIVNTIGNYYSVEEVVLTVENQPYESGHYSMMEDESFRVEME from the coding sequence ATGAAAAAATATAAGATAGTATCAGGTTTAGCTTTAGTAACTCTTTTGGCAACAGGCTGTGTAAATACGGATCCAAACTCAGATTCATCGAGTTCAACGGGCTCATTAGAGAGTTCTGAAGAAAGCTCTTTGGTTAGCTCAGAATCATCTATCGAAAGTAGCTCTATAGATGAAAATGAAATGACTATTGAAAATTATTTTCCATTTGATGAGAGTGTTCAATATTCTTATTTAGGAGAAGGAAATGAATTCGCTCCTTTTGATCGGTACCCACAGTATATTGAAGGAAATCGAATTCAATATACAGAAAAAAATCCTGGAACTACCCATACTTTCGTATTAGAATACAAAGATGGAAAACTCACTGAATTATTTTCTCGTCCAGAAACGTATTTTCGAGAAAATATGCTAGAGAAAACCAGTGATGGTGCAGGAGAAATCCTTTTGAAAGAACCTTTAGAAGTAGGAAATAATTGGGAAAACCCTTCTGGGGTAACTTCTGAAATTACTTCGGTTGATTTTTCTGTAGAAACTCCTCTAGGGGTCTTTTCAGCAATTGAGGTTACGAAAACACAAGAGGATTCCGTTACTAAAAGCTACTATACAAAAAATATGGGCTTAATCAAACAAGAATTCACTGCAAATGATGATAGCTATGTCGTTTCTTCTACATTGGAAACAAGAAGTGAAGAAGCACCAGAAGTGGTCGTCATAACAGCCTATTACCCAGATGCTAATGCAATGGGACTTGAGACTTCTGATGTAAATGTATCGTTCTATACGAATGATGTCACACGGAAAACGATGGCAGACTTATTGAAACAAGTTCCAGGTGTTGAGTATGGAAAACTAATTAGTGATAACACAGAAATTAACAGTCTGTATTTAAATGAAGACGGACGTGTTTATGTGGACTTTTCAAAAGAATTAGTAGAAGATATGAATGCTGGTTCATCGGGAGAATCCCTTATTCTTCAAGGGATTGTTAATACAATTGGAAACTACTACAGTGTCGAAGAGGTTGTTTTAACAGTGGAGAACCAACCTTATGAATCGGGTCACTATTCGATGATGGAAGATGAATCATTCCGAGTAGAAATGGAATAG
- the mnmE gene encoding tRNA uridine-5-carboxymethylaminomethyl(34) synthesis GTPase MnmE, with protein MNITEFDTIAAISTPPGEGAIGIVRLSGEDAIAIADSIYKSGSKRLEIVPSHTLHYGHIVNPKTEEVIDEVMVTVMRAPKTFTREDVVEINCHGGIISVNRLLQTVLQNGARMAEPGEFTKRAFLNGRIDLSQAEAVMDLIRAKTDKAMDVALSQLDGDLSNLIRNIRQIILNTLAEVEVNIDYPEYDDVEEVTTRLLKEKTVEVKGHVEQLLRTAQQGKILRDGLETAIIGRPNVGKSSLLNRLIREEKAIVTEIAGTTRDTIEEYVNVNGVPLKLIDTAGIRETDDIVERIGVERSRKALLDADLILLLINQSESLNDEDKVLLDATQMMNRIILLNKSDLETRLSLEELAEWSSEDKIIQTSMLTQSGLDQLETQIAALFFSGETGERDATYISNVRHIALLHDTVEALDEVLTGIESGMPVDLVQIDFTRAWELLGEITGDTVQDELLTQLFSQFCLGK; from the coding sequence ATGAACATTACTGAATTTGATACGATAGCAGCTATTTCTACACCTCCAGGAGAAGGAGCAATCGGAATTGTTCGATTGAGTGGAGAAGATGCAATAGCTATTGCAGATTCCATATACAAATCGGGTTCAAAACGTCTAGAAATTGTACCTAGCCATACTCTTCATTATGGACATATTGTTAATCCGAAGACAGAAGAAGTGATTGATGAGGTCATGGTGACCGTTATGCGCGCTCCAAAGACCTTTACTCGAGAAGATGTAGTCGAAATTAATTGTCATGGTGGAATCATTAGTGTCAATCGATTATTACAAACGGTTCTTCAAAATGGAGCAAGGATGGCAGAGCCAGGAGAATTCACAAAACGAGCATTTTTGAATGGTAGAATTGACCTTTCTCAAGCTGAAGCAGTTATGGATCTCATCCGTGCAAAGACAGATAAAGCAATGGATGTAGCTTTGAGTCAATTAGATGGAGACTTGTCCAACCTTATCCGTAATATACGACAAATTATTTTAAATACACTCGCTGAAGTAGAAGTGAATATCGATTATCCTGAATATGATGACGTGGAAGAAGTTACGACACGTTTATTAAAAGAAAAGACTGTAGAAGTAAAAGGTCACGTAGAACAATTATTGCGTACTGCTCAACAAGGGAAAATTTTACGTGATGGGTTGGAAACAGCAATTATAGGACGTCCCAATGTAGGGAAGTCCAGTTTACTAAATCGTTTGATTCGTGAAGAAAAGGCAATTGTTACTGAAATTGCAGGTACAACGCGCGATACAATAGAAGAATATGTAAATGTGAACGGTGTTCCTTTGAAATTAATTGATACCGCTGGAATCCGTGAAACGGATGATATTGTGGAACGGATTGGAGTAGAACGTAGTCGAAAGGCGCTACTAGATGCGGATTTAATTTTATTGTTAATCAATCAAAGTGAATCACTTAATGATGAAGATAAGGTACTCTTGGATGCTACACAAATGATGAATCGAATTATTCTTTTAAATAAGAGTGATTTGGAAACACGGTTGTCACTAGAGGAACTGGCAGAATGGAGTAGTGAGGACAAAATTATTCAAACCTCCATGCTGACTCAATCTGGTCTAGATCAATTGGAAACACAAATTGCAGCACTATTTTTCTCTGGAGAAACGGGAGAAAGAGATGCTACATATATTTCTAATGTACGTCATATCGCTCTACTACATGATACGGTAGAAGCTTTAGATGAGGTATTAACTGGAATTGAGAGTGGTATGCCTGTTGATTTAGTCCAAATTGATTTCACACGTGCATGGGAATTATTAGGAGAGATAACTGGGGACACCGTACAGGATGAATTGCTGACCCAATTATTCAGTCAATTCTGCTTAGGAAAATAA
- a CDS encoding ZIP family metal transporter: protein MSVFASYHPVLQALIAGLFTWGCTILGSSFVFLFKEVNRKFLDIMNGFAAGVMIAASFWSLLAPSITYAERNGYGVWSWVPAAVGFIAGGLFLRLIDVIIPHLHLNEPIENREGPNTKASKNLLLFLAITIHNIPEGLSVGVAFGATIAGVANGDAFLSAVGLALGIGIQNIPEGSALSMPIRAAGSSRWRAFNIGQLSAIVEPIAAVIGAVTVISIVAILPYALAFAAGAMIFVVVEELVPESQTNGNNDSATLALMVGFVIMMILDVSLG, encoded by the coding sequence ATAAGTGTGTTTGCTTCCTATCATCCAGTCTTACAAGCTCTAATAGCGGGTCTATTTACATGGGGGTGTACAATTCTAGGGTCTTCATTCGTTTTTCTTTTTAAAGAAGTGAACCGTAAATTTTTGGATATTATGAATGGATTTGCAGCTGGGGTTATGATTGCAGCTTCTTTTTGGTCATTACTAGCCCCATCTATTACTTATGCAGAACGGAATGGCTATGGCGTATGGTCGTGGGTTCCTGCAGCAGTTGGTTTCATAGCTGGTGGACTGTTCTTAAGGTTAATCGATGTTATCATTCCTCATTTACATTTAAATGAACCGATTGAAAACCGTGAAGGACCTAATACGAAGGCTTCAAAAAATTTACTTCTATTTCTTGCTATTACCATTCATAATATACCTGAAGGCTTGTCTGTAGGTGTAGCCTTTGGAGCAACAATAGCTGGTGTAGCAAACGGTGATGCATTTTTGAGTGCAGTTGGACTGGCTTTAGGAATCGGAATTCAGAATATTCCAGAAGGATCCGCCTTGTCTATGCCAATTAGAGCTGCTGGAAGTAGCCGATGGAGAGCTTTTAACATTGGTCAGCTTTCTGCTATTGTAGAACCTATAGCAGCAGTAATCGGAGCCGTAACCGTTATTTCCATAGTAGCTATTTTGCCTTATGCACTAGCATTTGCTGCAGGAGCAATGATATTTGTAGTTGTAGAAGAACTCGTTCCTGAATCTCAGACAAATGGGAATAATGATAGTGCCACTCTTGCTTTAATGGTTGGCTTTGTAATCATGATGATTTTAGATGTATCATTAGGATAA